One window of Candidatus Mycobacterium wuenschmannii genomic DNA carries:
- a CDS encoding GMC oxidoreductase: MTQFDYDVLVIGSGFGGSVTALRLSEKGYRVGVLEAGRRFRDQDFAENSWHVRDYLFQPAVGCYGIQRIDLLSDAVVLSGAGVGGGSLVYANTLYEPGDGFYADSRWSGITDWKDELAPWYDQAKRMLGVETYPRTTPSDKVMLQIATDLGVADSFHATRVGVCFSDSDGDLAAPGAPVGDPYFGGAGPDRNACLHCGECMTGCRQNAKNTLVKNYLYLAENLGATIHPLTTVVDVHPRTDGGYDVVTRRTGGKVRRRRRTFTAEQVVFSAAALGSQRLLHRLRDRGSLPHVSPRLGELSRTNSEAILAVRARGDDVDYSEGVAITSSIHPDDHTHVEPCRYGHDSNLMGLLGTILVDGLDGRRRWRTGLKELVKQRRDLWRLLNPTNWSEQTIPLLVMQTHDNSLTTFTRRRLFRRRLVSRQGVGDPNPTWIPVGHEIARRAADHLDGIAGGAWADLADIPMTGHFIGGCVIGETAHDGVVDPYHRMHGHPGLHVIDGSTITANLGVNPSLTITALAERATSLWPNKGDADARPPLGSPYVRVAPVAPIRPAVPRSAPGALRFASPTPADR; this comes from the coding sequence GTGACTCAGTTCGACTACGACGTGCTGGTGATCGGATCCGGCTTCGGTGGCAGCGTGACCGCGCTACGCCTCAGCGAAAAGGGATATCGGGTCGGCGTGCTCGAGGCGGGCCGCAGATTTCGCGACCAGGACTTCGCCGAGAATAGTTGGCACGTCAGGGATTATCTCTTCCAGCCCGCGGTCGGCTGCTACGGCATCCAACGCATCGACCTGCTGTCCGACGCCGTCGTGCTCAGCGGTGCGGGCGTCGGCGGCGGTTCGTTGGTCTACGCGAACACACTGTACGAACCGGGTGACGGCTTCTACGCCGACTCCCGGTGGAGTGGGATCACCGACTGGAAGGACGAACTCGCGCCCTGGTACGACCAGGCCAAACGGATGCTCGGGGTGGAGACCTATCCGCGGACCACGCCGTCGGACAAGGTGATGCTGCAGATCGCCACCGACCTCGGCGTCGCCGACTCCTTCCACGCCACCCGGGTCGGCGTGTGCTTCAGCGACTCCGACGGTGACCTTGCGGCGCCGGGCGCCCCGGTCGGAGATCCGTACTTCGGCGGCGCCGGGCCGGACCGCAACGCGTGCCTGCACTGTGGCGAATGCATGACGGGTTGCCGACAGAACGCCAAGAACACACTTGTCAAGAACTATCTGTATCTCGCCGAAAACCTCGGCGCGACAATCCATCCGCTCACCACGGTCGTCGACGTCCACCCGCGCACCGACGGCGGGTATGACGTCGTCACACGCCGCACGGGCGGCAAGGTGCGCCGGCGTCGTCGGACGTTCACCGCCGAGCAGGTGGTGTTCTCGGCGGCCGCATTGGGCAGCCAGCGACTGCTGCACCGACTGCGCGACCGTGGCAGCCTGCCGCACGTCTCGCCCAGGCTCGGCGAACTCTCGCGGACCAACTCCGAGGCGATCCTGGCGGTGCGGGCGCGCGGCGACGACGTGGACTACTCGGAGGGCGTCGCGATCACGTCGTCGATACATCCTGACGATCACACCCATGTCGAACCCTGCCGCTACGGCCACGATTCGAATCTGATGGGGCTGCTCGGCACGATTCTGGTCGACGGCCTGGACGGGCGGCGGCGCTGGCGGACCGGACTGAAAGAGCTTGTGAAGCAACGCCGAGACCTGTGGCGGCTGCTCAACCCGACGAATTGGTCGGAGCAGACCATCCCCTTGTTGGTCATGCAGACCCATGACAACTCGCTGACAACTTTCACGCGGCGTCGGCTGTTCAGGCGGCGACTGGTGTCGCGTCAAGGCGTCGGCGATCCGAACCCAACCTGGATTCCGGTGGGCCACGAAATCGCCCGTCGCGCAGCGGATCACCTCGACGGGATCGCCGGCGGCGCGTGGGCGGATCTGGCGGACATCCCGATGACGGGCCACTTCATCGGCGGCTGCGTCATCGGCGAGACCGCGCACGACGGGGTTGTCGATCCATATCACCGCATGCACGGCCACCCCGGGCTGCACGTCATCGACGGTTCGACGATCACGGCCAATCTGGGCGTCAACCCGTCACTCACCATTACCGCGTTGGCCGAGCGCGCGACGTCGTTGTGGCCCAACAAGGGCGACGCGGACGCGCGTCCACCACTGGGATCGCCGTACGTCCGGGTGGCGCCGGTGGCTCCGATTCGGCCTGCGGTGCCACGTTCCGCGCCCGGCGCCCTACGCTTCGCGAGCCCGACCCCCGCCGATAGGTAG
- a CDS encoding DUF2255 family protein, whose translation MRWTPGQLDHIGSAVELEIAVPRSDGTQGSWTPIWVVTTDGEVFVRTWYRRSTGWFGRVLKTARARIRVPGVEIDVCAEDVGTGSATLRAAVDDAYRGKYGGSSADRMVGDDAAATTLRLTPE comes from the coding sequence GTGCGCTGGACGCCGGGCCAGCTCGACCACATCGGCTCGGCCGTCGAACTCGAGATCGCGGTGCCGCGCAGCGATGGGACCCAGGGCTCGTGGACACCGATCTGGGTGGTGACGACGGATGGCGAGGTGTTCGTCCGTACCTGGTACCGCCGCTCGACGGGCTGGTTCGGCCGCGTCCTGAAGACGGCACGAGCCCGCATTCGCGTGCCGGGCGTCGAAATCGACGTGTGCGCTGAGGATGTCGGCACCGGGTCTGCAACGCTGCGGGCAGCCGTCGACGACGCCTACCGCGGCAAGTACGGCGGGAGTTCAGCCGACAGGATGGTTGGCGACGACGCCGCGGCGACGACCCTGCGCCTGACACCGGAATGA